One Citricoccus sp. K5 DNA window includes the following coding sequences:
- a CDS encoding N,N-dimethylformamidase beta subunit family domain-containing protein, translating to MHPASPAPPPPVTAHRHHARLRRWWPSLAIVFVATVSLILPFGWAPLVSAAENCGPGANRIVCENSKPGSPYTEWEIEGAGDESIQGFATDISVNAGNRIDFKVDTDAADYDIDIYRTGYYGGLGARKVGSVDPGAALPQKQPECLRDASTELTDCGNWAVSAGWNVPADAVSGVYLAKLTRKDTGGASHITFVVRNDGVKSDVLFQTSDTTWHAYNNYGGSNFYQGGANTRAYKISYNRPFATRGGIEARDFYFGAEYPMVRFMERNGYDVTYFSNIDTDRHGDQLTNHKTFLSVGHDEYWSGQQRENVEKARDAGVNLQFLTGNEAYWRVRYEKSPADAAGNDYRTLVSYKETWSDRKIDPAAEWTGTWRDPRFASPANGGGKPENSLSGTAYVVNFGDLPVTVNDREGDLRLWRGTNLTNLAAGAEQPLAPHTVGYESNEDLDNGFRPAGLIHLSTTTGQVPEYLQDFGNVVAPGETTHHLTLYKAASGALVFSAGSIQWTWGLDDWHDGDGAAPDPRMQQAQVNLFADMGVQPGTLQPGLVAAQASQDSTPPTVAVTSKPSAAVAHGEKVTIKGTASDGSGATTGKVAGVEYSLDAGATWSLAEGTTSWSFTYVQQGMGQNTVLVRGIDDSANYPASGTPITVDVTGPYSVFGTNTPDTADAGDPEPVELGLRFTPTTDGLVTGARFYLGGANSGPHTGSLWSADGTRLATASFPSGGSDGWQTTEFNEPVSVEAGSTYVVSYSAPNGHYAADPYYFSYRGIAAAPLTVAGGFGVSQGGVYDTNGGFPASSYNSTNYYVDAVFEAGDEAALSAGTPRPAHTANSVPVDTAVSAVLSRDVVPSSVSITVKAGAGDRDPGAPAAGTAVAGTTAYDAATRTATFTPAKALANGTPYTVTLAARDAAGEVVSRGNTWSFRTVSAVSESGPFGLLAETVVPTTSLVDDGEPVTLGTAFSTTEPGTVTGLEFYKAAGNPGPHVGALHTSDGTLLGEVTFGTGSASGWQYAALDTPVKLETGKEYVVSYRTTQYSAEPSQWAEPTVSGPLRTPANAGRYIYGGTFADTATSTNYLVDVRFTPDSVEPTPTPTPTPIPEPTPTPTPTTGPTPTPTPGPTCDARDFTDNDIGSEPYEHVRWLQCAGITQGYSDGSFGMKRDISRGESVAFIYRYLDPPFSPGTQDAFPDVPARHAHFAPISWAVKYEITEGYVDDSFKPARNVTRGEFASFLYRAVKPAEEGTVTFDDVLTSNAHYEAISWMASEGISIGYSDGSYRPDQPISRSEVATLLHRYHLTVD from the coding sequence ATGCACCCAGCCTCGCCCGCACCCCCGCCACCGGTCACTGCCCACCGCCACCACGCGCGACTGCGCCGTTGGTGGCCGTCCCTTGCCATCGTGTTCGTCGCCACCGTGTCCCTCATCCTGCCCTTCGGATGGGCGCCGCTCGTGTCCGCCGCAGAGAACTGCGGGCCGGGCGCCAACCGCATCGTGTGTGAGAACTCCAAACCGGGTTCGCCCTATACCGAATGGGAGATCGAGGGCGCGGGCGACGAGTCCATCCAGGGCTTCGCCACGGACATCAGTGTCAACGCTGGGAACCGGATCGATTTCAAGGTCGACACCGATGCCGCCGACTATGACATCGACATCTACCGGACCGGATACTACGGGGGGCTGGGTGCACGCAAGGTGGGCTCCGTGGATCCGGGCGCCGCCCTGCCGCAGAAGCAGCCCGAGTGCCTCCGGGACGCCTCCACGGAGCTGACCGACTGCGGCAACTGGGCCGTGTCCGCAGGCTGGAACGTGCCGGCCGACGCCGTCTCGGGCGTCTACCTGGCCAAGCTGACCCGCAAGGACACCGGCGGCGCCAGCCACATCACCTTCGTGGTGCGCAACGATGGCGTGAAGTCCGACGTCCTGTTCCAGACCTCCGACACCACATGGCACGCCTACAACAACTACGGCGGCTCGAACTTCTACCAGGGCGGGGCCAATACCCGCGCCTACAAGATCAGCTACAACCGTCCGTTCGCCACCCGCGGCGGGATCGAGGCGCGGGACTTCTACTTCGGTGCCGAGTACCCGATGGTGCGCTTCATGGAGCGCAACGGCTACGACGTCACCTACTTCTCCAACATCGACACCGACCGCCACGGTGACCAGCTGACCAACCACAAGACGTTCCTCTCCGTAGGCCACGACGAATACTGGTCCGGCCAGCAGCGCGAGAACGTGGAGAAGGCACGCGACGCCGGCGTGAACCTCCAGTTCCTCACCGGCAACGAGGCCTACTGGCGAGTCCGCTACGAGAAGTCCCCGGCGGACGCCGCCGGCAACGACTACCGCACCCTGGTCAGCTACAAGGAGACCTGGTCCGACCGGAAGATCGACCCGGCCGCCGAGTGGACGGGCACGTGGCGTGACCCACGCTTCGCCTCCCCCGCCAACGGCGGCGGCAAGCCGGAGAACTCGTTGTCCGGAACCGCCTACGTGGTGAACTTCGGCGACCTTCCGGTGACGGTCAACGACCGTGAGGGCGACCTGAGGCTCTGGCGCGGCACCAACCTCACCAACCTGGCCGCCGGGGCCGAGCAGCCCCTGGCACCGCACACGGTCGGTTACGAGTCGAATGAGGACCTGGACAACGGCTTCCGCCCCGCAGGCCTGATCCACCTGTCCACCACCACGGGACAGGTACCCGAATACCTGCAGGACTTCGGCAACGTGGTGGCACCGGGCGAGACGACCCACCACCTCACCCTGTACAAGGCCGCCAGTGGAGCGCTCGTGTTCTCCGCGGGCAGCATCCAGTGGACGTGGGGCCTCGACGACTGGCACGACGGTGACGGCGCAGCCCCGGACCCGCGCATGCAACAGGCCCAGGTCAACCTCTTCGCTGACATGGGCGTGCAACCCGGCACGCTCCAGCCAGGCCTGGTGGCCGCCCAGGCGTCCCAGGACTCCACCCCGCCCACCGTGGCGGTCACCTCCAAGCCCTCCGCTGCGGTGGCCCACGGTGAGAAGGTGACCATCAAGGGCACCGCCTCGGACGGTTCAGGTGCCACTACCGGCAAGGTGGCCGGGGTCGAGTACTCGCTCGATGCCGGTGCGACCTGGAGCCTGGCCGAGGGGACCACGAGCTGGTCCTTCACCTACGTCCAACAGGGCATGGGGCAGAACACCGTGCTGGTCCGGGGCATTGACGACAGCGCCAACTACCCCGCCTCCGGTACGCCCATCACCGTGGATGTGACGGGTCCCTACAGCGTCTTCGGCACCAATACGCCGGATACCGCCGACGCCGGGGATCCGGAGCCGGTCGAACTGGGGTTGCGGTTCACCCCCACCACAGATGGCCTCGTGACCGGCGCACGGTTCTACCTCGGCGGCGCCAACTCCGGCCCGCACACCGGATCCCTGTGGTCTGCGGACGGCACCCGTCTGGCCACGGCCAGCTTCCCCAGCGGCGGTTCCGACGGCTGGCAGACCACGGAGTTCAACGAGCCTGTGTCGGTGGAGGCCGGCAGCACCTACGTGGTGTCCTACTCCGCGCCGAACGGCCACTACGCCGCCGACCCGTACTACTTCTCCTACCGTGGTATCGCGGCTGCTCCGCTGACCGTCGCCGGCGGTTTCGGAGTCTCCCAGGGCGGTGTCTACGACACCAACGGCGGCTTCCCCGCCTCGAGCTACAACAGCACGAACTACTACGTGGATGCGGTGTTCGAAGCCGGTGACGAGGCAGCATTGTCGGCAGGGACCCCCCGACCGGCCCACACGGCCAACTCCGTGCCGGTGGACACGGCCGTCAGCGCGGTGCTGTCCCGGGATGTGGTCCCCTCCAGCGTCTCCATCACCGTCAAAGCCGGGGCGGGCGACCGCGATCCCGGCGCCCCCGCCGCCGGGACGGCGGTGGCGGGTACCACGGCCTACGACGCGGCCACGCGGACGGCGACCTTCACCCCGGCGAAGGCCCTGGCGAACGGAACCCCCTACACCGTGACGTTGGCCGCCCGCGATGCGGCCGGTGAGGTGGTCAGCCGAGGCAACACCTGGAGCTTCAGAACGGTGTCCGCCGTATCGGAAAGCGGCCCCTTCGGGCTGCTCGCCGAAACCGTGGTCCCCACGACGTCCCTGGTGGACGACGGCGAACCCGTCACCCTGGGCACCGCCTTCTCCACCACGGAGCCGGGCACGGTCACCGGGCTCGAGTTCTACAAGGCCGCCGGGAACCCCGGTCCGCACGTCGGCGCCCTCCATACCTCGGACGGCACCCTGCTGGGCGAGGTCACCTTCGGCACCGGATCCGCCTCCGGGTGGCAGTACGCTGCCCTGGACACTCCGGTGAAGCTCGAGACGGGCAAGGAGTATGTGGTGTCCTACCGGACCACTCAGTACTCCGCCGAGCCCAGCCAATGGGCGGAGCCGACGGTCTCGGGACCGCTGAGGACCCCGGCGAACGCGGGCCGGTATATCTACGGCGGCACGTTCGCGGACACGGCGACCTCCACCAACTACCTGGTAGACGTCCGCTTCACCCCGGATTCGGTGGAGCCGACTCCAACTCCGACCCCGACCCCCATCCCTGAACCGACGCCAACTCCGACGCCTACTACTGGGCCGACGCCAACGCCTACTCCCGGACCGACGTGTGACGCACGCGATTTCACGGACAACGACATCGGGTCGGAGCCCTACGAACACGTCCGCTGGCTGCAGTGCGCTGGTATCACGCAGGGCTACTCGGACGGGTCCTTCGGTATGAAACGAGACATCTCCCGTGGCGAGTCTGTCGCGTTCATCTACCGATACCTGGATCCGCCGTTCAGCCCCGGCACCCAAGATGCCTTCCCTGACGTTCCGGCCAGACACGCGCACTTTGCCCCGATCTCCTGGGCTGTCAAGTACGAAATCACCGAGGGGTACGTCGACGATTCGTTCAAGCCGGCCAGGAACGTGACACGCGGCGAGTTCGCGTCGTTCCTCTACCGGGCCGTGAAACCAGCCGAGGAAGGAACGGTGACCTTCGATGACGTGTTGACGTCCAACGCCCACTACGAGGCCATCTCATGGATGGCTTCTGAGGGGATCTCCATCGGATACTCGGACGGCTCCTACCGGCCCGACCAGCCGATCAGTCGTAGTGAGGTGGCAACGCTCCTGCACCGCTACCACTTGACCGTGGATTGA
- the glmU gene encoding bifunctional UDP-N-acetylglucosamine diphosphorylase/glucosamine-1-phosphate N-acetyltransferase GlmU yields the protein MTESTVVPAEPAGPAAPAAVIVLAAGAGTRMKSKTPKILHPIGGRSMIGHALTAAAGLNPRELVAVVRHQRDLVADHILSLSEALGTTPVIADQDEVPGTGRAVQCGLESLTAAATPTHDAGPAGTSGISGTVVVTYGDVPLLTTELLAELVATHESESNAVTVLTALLEDPTGYGRILRDTDGSVAGIVEHKDATDAQRQINEVNSGIYAFDGAVLTTALSQVTTDNAQGEMYLTDVLQIARAAGGRVAAVSTTDQWQVEGANDRVQLQALGAEMNRRTIERHQRAGTTVQDPATTWIDSTVTLEPDTTILPNTHLQGSTHISEDAVIGPDTTLVDTTVGIGATVTRTQASGAVIGDRAGVGPFTYLRPGTVLGEQGKIGAFYETKNTVIGRGSKLSHLGYAGDAEIGEYTNIGCGNITANYDGVNKHRTVIGSHVRTSSNTVFIAPVTVGDGAYTGAGAVVRKDVPAGALALTVAPQRNSEGWVEDRRPGSPAADAAAQARVGHGTPNTLQPDAGA from the coding sequence TTGACCGAATCCACCGTGGTACCCGCAGAGCCGGCAGGACCGGCTGCGCCAGCAGCAGTCATTGTCCTCGCCGCCGGGGCGGGAACGCGGATGAAGTCCAAGACCCCCAAGATCCTGCACCCGATCGGGGGTCGGTCCATGATCGGCCACGCCCTCACCGCGGCCGCGGGGCTGAACCCGCGTGAGCTGGTCGCCGTGGTCCGCCACCAGCGGGACCTGGTCGCCGACCATATCCTCTCCCTGTCCGAGGCACTCGGCACCACTCCGGTCATCGCGGACCAGGATGAGGTGCCGGGCACCGGCCGCGCTGTGCAGTGCGGCCTCGAGTCCCTCACGGCCGCCGCAACCCCCACGCACGACGCCGGCCCGGCCGGTACCAGCGGCATCTCCGGCACCGTCGTCGTCACCTACGGAGACGTCCCCCTGCTGACCACGGAACTCCTCGCCGAACTCGTGGCCACCCATGAATCCGAGTCCAACGCGGTCACGGTGCTGACCGCCCTGCTCGAGGATCCCACCGGCTACGGCCGCATCCTGCGGGACACCGACGGTTCGGTGGCCGGGATCGTGGAGCACAAGGACGCCACGGACGCCCAGAGGCAGATCAACGAGGTCAACTCCGGCATCTACGCCTTCGACGGCGCCGTGCTGACCACTGCCCTGTCCCAGGTCACCACGGACAACGCCCAGGGCGAGATGTACCTGACCGATGTCCTGCAGATCGCCCGCGCCGCCGGCGGCCGCGTCGCCGCGGTCTCCACCACGGACCAGTGGCAGGTGGAGGGCGCGAATGACCGTGTGCAGTTGCAGGCCCTCGGCGCCGAGATGAACCGCCGCACGATCGAACGCCACCAGCGCGCCGGCACCACCGTCCAGGACCCGGCCACCACCTGGATCGACTCCACCGTGACGCTGGAGCCGGACACCACCATCCTGCCCAACACCCACCTGCAGGGCTCCACGCACATCAGCGAGGACGCCGTGATCGGCCCGGACACCACGCTCGTGGACACCACCGTGGGGATCGGCGCCACCGTGACCCGCACCCAGGCCAGCGGGGCCGTGATCGGCGACCGCGCCGGCGTCGGGCCCTTCACCTACCTCCGCCCGGGGACCGTGCTCGGCGAGCAGGGCAAGATCGGGGCGTTCTACGAGACCAAGAACACGGTGATCGGCCGCGGCTCCAAGCTCTCCCATCTCGGCTACGCCGGGGACGCCGAGATCGGTGAGTACACGAACATCGGCTGCGGCAACATCACCGCCAACTATGACGGCGTGAACAAGCACCGCACCGTGATCGGCAGCCACGTGCGGACCTCGTCCAACACCGTCTTCATCGCCCCCGTGACCGTGGGGGACGGCGCCTACACCGGTGCCGGCGCCGTGGTCCGCAAGGACGTCCCGGCCGGCGCGCTCGCCCTGACCGTCGCCCCGCAGCGCAACAGCGAGGGCTGGGTCGAGGACCGCCGCCCCGGCTCCCCGGCAGCCGATGCGGCCGCCCAGGCCCGCGTGGGCCACGGCACGCCGAACACCCTACAGCCCGACGCCGGCGCTTGA
- a CDS encoding ribose-phosphate diphosphokinase, which translates to MNEITQHSEKKLVLAAGRAHPELAAQVAEELGTELLPMSAYDFANGEIYVRSGESVRGKDIFVMQSHPAPLNNHLMEQLLMLDSFKRASAKRITAISPFYPYARQDKKGRGREPISARLVADMYRTAGADRIMSVDLHTAQIQGFFDGPVDHLFAVPLLSDYIRTKTEGEDLTVVSPDTGRVRVAEQWAERLGGAPLAFVHKSRDLTVPNQAVSKQVVGQVEGRTCVLIDDMIDTGGTIAGAVRVLKEAGAKDVIIAATHAVFSDPAAQRLAESGAREVVVTNTLPIPEEKRFDALTVLSIAPLLARAIREVFEDGSVTSLFDGNA; encoded by the coding sequence ATGAACGAGATCACCCAGCACAGCGAGAAGAAGCTGGTTCTGGCAGCGGGTCGGGCACACCCCGAGCTGGCGGCGCAGGTGGCCGAGGAGCTCGGCACCGAACTGCTGCCGATGAGCGCCTACGACTTCGCGAACGGGGAGATCTACGTCCGCTCAGGTGAGTCCGTGCGCGGCAAGGACATCTTCGTGATGCAGTCGCACCCGGCGCCGCTTAACAACCACCTCATGGAGCAGCTGCTCATGCTGGACTCGTTCAAGCGGGCCTCCGCCAAGCGCATCACCGCCATCTCACCCTTCTACCCCTACGCGCGGCAGGACAAGAAGGGCCGCGGCCGCGAGCCCATCTCCGCCCGGCTGGTCGCTGACATGTACCGCACCGCCGGTGCGGACCGCATCATGAGCGTGGACCTGCACACCGCCCAGATCCAGGGCTTCTTCGATGGCCCGGTGGACCACCTGTTCGCGGTGCCGCTGCTGAGCGACTACATCCGCACCAAGACCGAGGGGGAGGACCTCACCGTGGTCTCCCCGGACACCGGCCGCGTGCGGGTGGCGGAGCAGTGGGCCGAGCGCCTCGGCGGTGCCCCGCTGGCCTTCGTGCACAAGTCGCGTGACCTCACCGTCCCGAACCAGGCCGTGTCCAAGCAGGTCGTCGGCCAGGTCGAGGGCCGCACCTGCGTGCTGATCGACGACATGATCGATACCGGCGGCACCATCGCCGGGGCCGTCCGCGTGCTCAAGGAGGCCGGTGCCAAGGACGTCATCATCGCCGCCACCCACGCCGTGTTCTCGGACCCGGCCGCGCAGCGCCTGGCCGAGTCCGGCGCCCGGGAGGTCGTGGTGACCAACACCCTGCCGATTCCGGAGGAGAAGCGCTTCGACGCCCTGACCGTGCTGTCCATCGCCCCGCTGCTGGCCCGTGCCATCCGCGAGGTCTTCGAGGACGGCTCGGTGACCAGCCTGTTCGACGGCAACGCCTGA
- a CDS encoding DUF2505 domain-containing protein, which produces MAFKESTTIAHPPADVFAALVDEAFNRKVTEGLGGALVAFERQGELTGPVSITMVRSVPVNKLPDAVQKVAGKFLGDKLSVEQQETWSAPAADGSRTGQLVVTVGAAKTTATAEQLLLPTDDGTEVRVTGTLECRIPLLGKKIGQAAEPRVGQVLGRQAREVATWLKR; this is translated from the coding sequence ATGGCGTTCAAGGAATCAACCACCATTGCCCATCCGCCCGCCGACGTGTTCGCGGCCCTGGTCGACGAGGCCTTCAACCGCAAGGTCACCGAGGGCCTCGGCGGAGCGCTGGTCGCCTTCGAGCGCCAGGGCGAGCTCACCGGACCCGTGAGCATCACCATGGTGCGCTCTGTGCCGGTCAACAAGCTGCCGGACGCCGTGCAGAAGGTCGCCGGCAAGTTCCTCGGAGACAAGCTGAGCGTGGAACAGCAGGAGACCTGGTCCGCCCCCGCCGCCGATGGCTCCCGCACCGGCCAGCTGGTCGTCACCGTGGGCGCCGCCAAGACCACGGCGACCGCCGAACAGCTGCTGCTGCCCACGGATGACGGCACCGAGGTGCGCGTCACGGGAACCCTGGAGTGCAGGATCCCGCTGCTCGGCAAGAAGATCGGCCAGGCCGCGGAACCCCGCGTCGGCCAGGTGCTGGGACGTCAGGCCCGCGAAGTGGCCACCTGGTTGAAGCGGTAA
- the mfd gene encoding transcription-repair coupling factor — MTTPHPLAGMFPALLQDQAIAVASISAARTGADRTEDLEISLPDGARPPLVALLAGAGAGIAGAEAPGLSRPATVLLVTATSRESEDLAADLAGWMDPDTVAHFPSWETLPHERLSPRSDTVGTRLAVLRRLAHPGEDGRAPLAVVTAPIRSVLQPMVTGLGDLEPVRISVGEDHDFDGVVQALADAAYSRVDMVSRRGEYAVRGGLLDVFPPTESHPLRIEFFGDEVEQLRYFSVADQRSLEDTSGDGTGHPTTLYAPPCRELLLTDAVRRRAKELMPRLPGAVDMLERISEGMAVEGMESLAPILAEGMVPLVDLLPEGSLAVLVEPEKIRHRADDLLSTNEEFLQAAWATAAMGGTAPVDIGSGPGGQADAGGFATLAETRAAALDRFQGWWQLTSLGTDVELLPDASALRTSLSEPQGFAGDVEAMTRHVAERCKDGWQAVVATDGPGPARRLAELFGEAGLSAVVVDAVPWQPQPGQVTITTAVAGSGFALPVAKVALLTEQDLFGRNRAAGARGGTKTLARKRRNAVDPLTLAEGDYVVHTQHGIARFVELQRRKVASGTVGAGGAGAGASAGGSADSYREYLVLEYAPSKRGAPGDRLFVPTDQLDQVSRYVGGEAPSLSKMGGSDWASTKSKAKKATKQIAGELIRLYSARMASRGHTFAPDTPWQRELEESFPFIETPDQLTTINEVKKDMESTVPMDRLISGDVGFGKTEVAIRAAFKAVQDGKQVAVLVPTTLLARQHHETFTERFAGFPVKVKPLSRFQNAKDSKETLDGMAEGTVDVVIGTHRLLSKEIQFKDLGLVIVDEEQRFGVEHKEVLKTMRTNVDVLSMSATPIPRTLEMSLTGIRETSTLATAPEERHPVLTYVGPKTNQQITAAIRRELMREGQVFFVHNRVSSIDKVAGEIREIVPEARVVVAHGKMGEARLEKVMEDFWERKFDVLVSTTIIETGLDIANANTLIIDRADAYGLSQLHQLRGRVGRGRDRAYAYFLYDPEKSLNETALERLKAVAAHNELGSGMQLAMKDLEIRGAGNLLGGEQSGHIAGVGFDLYLRMVGEAVADFKGGEDTTPAEVKVELPINAHLPHDYVPGERLRLEAYRNLAQANDDAAVDAVVEELKDRYGDLPGAAENLVAVARFRNAARAAGVTEVMLMGQNVKFGPADLPESREMRLKRMYKGAAVKPALNAVMIPRPKTAPVGGKDLTDLPLLDWAAQVLKAIFLPDAPVG; from the coding sequence ATGACCACTCCCCACCCTCTGGCAGGGATGTTCCCCGCCCTGCTGCAGGACCAGGCCATCGCTGTGGCCTCCATCTCCGCTGCCCGCACCGGTGCTGACCGCACCGAGGATCTGGAGATCAGCCTTCCCGACGGCGCCCGGCCGCCCCTGGTGGCCCTGCTCGCCGGCGCTGGGGCCGGGATCGCCGGAGCCGAGGCACCTGGCCTGTCCCGCCCCGCCACCGTCCTGCTCGTCACCGCCACCTCCCGGGAGTCCGAGGACCTCGCCGCCGACCTGGCCGGCTGGATGGACCCGGACACCGTGGCCCACTTCCCGTCCTGGGAGACCCTGCCGCACGAGCGGCTGTCCCCCCGTTCGGACACCGTCGGCACCCGGTTGGCGGTGCTGCGCCGGCTGGCCCACCCGGGGGAGGACGGCCGGGCCCCACTGGCCGTGGTCACCGCCCCGATCCGCTCCGTGCTGCAGCCCATGGTCACCGGCCTGGGCGACCTGGAGCCGGTGCGGATCTCCGTGGGGGAGGACCATGACTTCGACGGGGTGGTCCAGGCCCTCGCGGACGCCGCCTACTCCCGGGTGGACATGGTCTCCCGCCGCGGCGAATACGCGGTCCGCGGCGGGCTGCTGGACGTCTTCCCGCCCACCGAGTCCCACCCGCTGCGCATCGAGTTCTTCGGGGACGAGGTGGAGCAGCTGCGCTACTTCTCCGTGGCGGACCAGCGCTCCCTGGAGGACACCAGCGGGGACGGCACCGGCCACCCCACCACCCTGTACGCCCCGCCCTGCCGCGAGCTGCTGCTGACGGACGCGGTCCGGCGCCGGGCCAAGGAACTCATGCCGCGGCTTCCCGGAGCCGTGGACATGCTCGAGCGGATCTCCGAGGGCATGGCCGTGGAGGGCATGGAGTCCCTCGCGCCGATCCTGGCCGAGGGCATGGTCCCGCTGGTGGACCTGCTGCCCGAGGGCTCCCTCGCTGTGCTGGTGGAGCCGGAGAAGATCCGCCACCGCGCGGATGACCTGCTGAGCACCAACGAGGAGTTCCTCCAGGCCGCGTGGGCCACCGCCGCGATGGGCGGTACCGCCCCTGTGGACATCGGCTCCGGGCCGGGAGGCCAGGCGGACGCCGGCGGCTTCGCGACCCTCGCCGAGACCCGCGCCGCAGCCCTGGACCGGTTCCAGGGCTGGTGGCAGCTCACCAGCCTCGGCACGGATGTCGAGCTGCTGCCGGATGCCTCCGCCCTGCGCACCTCCCTGTCCGAGCCGCAGGGCTTCGCCGGGGACGTGGAGGCCATGACACGGCACGTGGCCGAGCGATGCAAGGACGGCTGGCAGGCCGTCGTCGCCACGGACGGTCCGGGCCCGGCCCGCCGCCTGGCGGAACTGTTCGGTGAAGCCGGCCTGTCCGCCGTCGTGGTGGATGCCGTGCCCTGGCAGCCGCAACCGGGGCAGGTGACCATCACGACCGCCGTCGCCGGTTCCGGTTTCGCCCTGCCCGTGGCCAAGGTGGCGCTGCTGACCGAGCAGGACCTGTTCGGCCGCAACCGGGCGGCCGGGGCCCGGGGCGGTACCAAGACGCTGGCGCGCAAGCGCCGCAACGCCGTGGACCCGCTGACCCTGGCCGAGGGCGACTACGTGGTGCACACCCAGCACGGCATCGCCCGGTTTGTGGAGCTGCAGCGCCGCAAGGTCGCCTCCGGGACGGTGGGTGCCGGTGGTGCGGGTGCCGGTGCCAGCGCCGGCGGGAGCGCCGACTCCTACCGCGAGTACCTGGTGCTGGAGTATGCGCCGTCCAAGCGCGGGGCACCGGGGGACCGGCTGTTCGTCCCGACGGACCAGCTCGACCAGGTCAGCCGGTACGTGGGCGGGGAGGCGCCGAGCCTGTCCAAGATGGGCGGTTCCGACTGGGCGTCCACGAAGTCCAAGGCGAAGAAGGCGACGAAGCAGATCGCCGGCGAGCTGATCCGCCTGTACTCGGCCCGCATGGCCTCCCGCGGGCACACGTTCGCCCCGGACACCCCGTGGCAGCGCGAGTTGGAGGAGTCCTTCCCGTTCATCGAGACCCCGGACCAGCTGACCACCATCAACGAGGTCAAGAAGGACATGGAATCGACCGTGCCCATGGACCGGCTGATCTCCGGCGACGTCGGCTTCGGCAAGACCGAGGTCGCCATCCGGGCCGCCTTCAAGGCCGTCCAGGACGGCAAGCAGGTGGCCGTGCTGGTCCCGACCACGCTGCTGGCGCGCCAGCACCACGAGACCTTCACCGAGCGCTTCGCGGGCTTCCCCGTCAAGGTCAAGCCGCTGTCCCGGTTCCAGAACGCCAAGGACTCCAAGGAGACGCTGGACGGGATGGCGGAGGGCACCGTGGACGTGGTCATCGGCACCCACCGGCTGCTGTCCAAGGAGATCCAGTTCAAGGACCTCGGCCTGGTAATCGTGGACGAGGAGCAGCGCTTCGGCGTGGAGCACAAGGAGGTGCTCAAGACCATGCGCACCAACGTGGACGTGCTCTCCATGTCCGCCACCCCCATCCCGCGCACCCTGGAGATGTCCCTGACCGGCATCCGTGAGACCTCCACCCTGGCCACGGCCCCGGAGGAGCGCCACCCGGTGCTGACCTACGTGGGCCCGAAGACCAACCAGCAGATCACGGCCGCCATCCGCCGCGAGCTGATGCGCGAGGGGCAGGTCTTCTTCGTGCACAACCGGGTGTCCTCGATCGACAAGGTGGCCGGGGAGATCCGGGAGATCGTCCCCGAGGCCCGCGTGGTGGTGGCCCACGGCAAGATGGGTGAGGCCCGCCTCGAGAAGGTCATGGAGGACTTCTGGGAGCGGAAGTTCGACGTGCTCGTGTCCACCACGATCATCGAGACGGGACTGGACATCGCCAACGCGAACACCCTGATCATCGACCGCGCCGACGCCTACGGGCTGTCCCAGCTGCACCAGCTGCGCGGACGCGTGGGGCGCGGCCGAGACCGCGCCTACGCCTACTTCCTCTACGACCCGGAGAAGTCGCTGAATGAGACGGCCCTGGAACGGCTCAAGGCCGTGGCCGCGCACAACGAGCTCGGCTCCGGCATGCAGCTGGCCATGAAGGACCTCGAGATCCGCGGCGCCGGCAACCTGCTCGGCGGGGAGCAGTCCGGGCACATCGCCGGAGTCGGCTTCGACCTCTACCTGCGGATGGTCGGGGAGGCCGTGGCCGACTTCAAGGGTGGCGAGGACACCACGCCGGCCGAGGTCAAGGTGGAGTTGCCCATCAACGCGCACCTGCCGCACGACTACGTGCCGGGGGAGCGGCTGCGCCTGGAGGCCTACCGCAACCTCGCCCAGGCCAATGACGACGCGGCCGTGGACGCCGTGGTGGAGGAGCTGAAGGACCGCTACGGGGACCTGCCGGGCGCCGCCGAGAACCTGGTGGCCGTGGCCCGCTTCCGCAACGCCGCCCGCGCCGCCGGGGTCACCGAGGTCATGCTGATGGGCCAGAACGTGAAATTCGGCCCGGCGGACCTGCCCGAGTCCCGCGAGATGCGGCTCAAGCGCATGTACAAGGGTGCCGCCGTCAAGCCGGCGCTCAACGCCGTGATGATCCCACGGCCGAAGACGGCGCCGGTGGGCGGCAAGGACCTCACGGACCTGCCCCTGCTGGACTGGGCCGCCCAGGTCCTCAAGGCGATCTTCCTGCCGGACGCTCCGGTCGGCTGA